One Calditrichota bacterium DNA window includes the following coding sequences:
- the nifJ gene encoding pyruvate:ferredoxin (flavodoxin) oxidoreductase, with product MRRFEKTSMDGNTAAAHVAYAFSDVAAIYPITPSSPMGELADEWAAKGRKNIFGQVVDVIEMQSEAGAAGAVHGSLSAGAFTTTFTASQGLMLMLPNMHKIAGEMLPTVFHVSARSLACQSLSIFGDHSDVMSARNTGFALMAAASIQEIMDLAVVSHLATLKSKVPFLNFFDGFRSSHEIQKIEVIDYDTMREMLDWRYVEEFRSRALNPERPRVKVGAENPDVYFQGRETVNKYYQACPAIVQEYMDLLAKYVGRQYHLFDYVGAPDADKVIVAMASGCETIEETINYLNAKRGTRLGLVKVRLFRPFAAEEFAKAVPKTVRKIAVLDRTKEPGSIGEPLFLDVVAALKGRPEVTIIGGRYGLSSKEFTPSMVKAVYDHLDGKCTHGFTVGITDDVTFTSIPINERLNTVPEGTISCKFWGLGADGTVGANKNSIKIIGDNTDMYAQGYFQYDSKKSGGITRSHLRFGHSPIQSAYLVEDADFIACHNQAFIGRYDVLEGIKEGGVFLLNSNWSREEAFENLTEDMQRTIIEKKVKFYNIDALRISEEVGLGRRINTVMQVAFFLISRVLPRDTAIAMIKEAIKKTYGKKGEDLVKMNWAAVDRTAEALVEVPVPPTLPGKHREAKKLVPDDADEFTKNVIEPIMREKGDQIPVSQMPFDGYVPSGTSALEKRGIAPYVPHWIPENCIQCNQCSFVCPHAAIRAKLIDRTLLSGAPATFKTLRATGKDGEQYDYKVQVFVEDCVGCLNCVNECPKEALVAKPIEEERAAGENDNVAFFLSLPENVLSTVVKETTVKGSQFRQPLLEFSGACAGCGETPYVRLLTQLFGERMIIANATGCSSIWGGTFPTIPYTKTPEGYGPAWANSLFEDNAEYGFGMRLAVDANRRQLLSHVDRILAMGVDGELRSALLKAKELWEDTSQTAMENARLIQRLLPGAIAKAGDEAKTVLSRIRELESYFVDKSIWAIGGDGWAYDIGYGGLDHVMAAGRNVNLLVLDTEVYSNTGGQASKATPLGSVARFAESGKPTKKKDLGLMMMSYGYVYVASVAMGANKNQLLKALVEAEAYKGPSIIIAYAPCINHGIDMSFTQQEEKKAVDAGYWVLYRYNPMLKKEGKNPFILDSKEPQIPVAEFLEGEKRYNSLKINFPEKVQNYWPQFQEVVKERYAFYKKLAE from the coding sequence ATGAGACGTTTTGAGAAAACATCGATGGACGGCAACACGGCTGCTGCCCACGTGGCCTATGCGTTCAGCGACGTGGCAGCCATCTACCCGATTACGCCTTCCTCCCCCATGGGGGAACTCGCCGACGAATGGGCAGCTAAGGGACGGAAGAATATCTTCGGCCAGGTGGTGGATGTGATCGAGATGCAGTCGGAGGCAGGGGCTGCGGGCGCGGTGCATGGCTCGCTGTCGGCAGGGGCCTTCACCACCACCTTCACCGCTTCGCAGGGGCTGATGCTCATGCTGCCGAACATGCACAAGATCGCCGGCGAGATGCTGCCCACGGTTTTCCACGTGTCGGCGCGCTCGCTTGCCTGCCAATCGCTGTCGATCTTCGGCGACCACTCCGACGTGATGTCTGCCCGCAACACCGGCTTTGCCTTGATGGCTGCCGCTTCCATCCAGGAGATCATGGACCTGGCGGTGGTGTCGCACCTGGCTACCCTCAAGTCCAAAGTGCCTTTTCTCAACTTCTTCGATGGCTTCCGCAGCTCGCACGAAATTCAAAAGATCGAAGTCATCGACTACGACACCATGCGAGAGATGCTGGATTGGCGCTACGTCGAGGAGTTCCGCAGCCGCGCCCTGAATCCGGAGAGGCCACGCGTCAAAGTCGGTGCCGAAAACCCTGATGTCTACTTCCAGGGCCGCGAGACGGTGAACAAGTACTATCAGGCCTGCCCGGCCATCGTGCAGGAGTACATGGATCTGCTGGCAAAGTACGTCGGCCGGCAGTACCACCTGTTCGACTATGTGGGCGCGCCGGACGCCGACAAGGTGATCGTGGCCATGGCCAGCGGCTGCGAGACCATCGAGGAGACCATCAACTACCTGAACGCCAAGCGCGGCACAAGGCTCGGTCTGGTGAAGGTGCGCCTGTTCAGGCCATTTGCCGCCGAGGAGTTCGCCAAGGCCGTGCCCAAGACGGTGCGCAAGATCGCGGTGCTGGACAGAACCAAGGAGCCAGGCTCCATTGGCGAGCCCTTGTTCTTAGACGTAGTGGCGGCGCTGAAAGGGCGACCGGAGGTCACCATCATCGGCGGCCGCTATGGCCTCTCCTCCAAGGAGTTCACGCCATCGATGGTCAAAGCGGTGTACGACCACTTAGATGGCAAGTGCACTCACGGCTTCACGGTGGGCATCACCGACGATGTCACCTTCACCTCGATCCCGATCAACGAGCGGCTCAATACCGTGCCGGAGGGCACCATCTCCTGCAAATTCTGGGGATTGGGTGCCGATGGCACAGTCGGTGCTAACAAGAACTCCATCAAGATTATCGGCGACAACACCGACATGTACGCGCAGGGGTACTTCCAGTACGACTCCAAGAAGTCGGGCGGCATCACGCGCAGTCACCTGCGCTTTGGCCATTCGCCAATCCAGTCCGCGTACTTGGTGGAGGACGCCGACTTTATCGCCTGCCACAACCAGGCCTTCATCGGCCGCTACGACGTGCTGGAAGGAATCAAGGAAGGCGGCGTCTTCTTGCTCAACTCCAACTGGTCACGCGAAGAGGCATTCGAGAACCTCACCGAGGACATGCAGCGCACCATCATCGAGAAGAAGGTCAAGTTTTACAACATCGACGCGCTGCGCATTTCGGAGGAGGTGGGGCTCGGGCGGCGGATCAACACGGTGATGCAGGTCGCCTTCTTCCTCATCTCCCGCGTGCTGCCCCGCGACACAGCCATCGCCATGATCAAGGAGGCCATCAAGAAGACCTACGGCAAAAAGGGCGAAGACTTGGTGAAGATGAACTGGGCGGCAGTGGACAGGACGGCGGAGGCACTTGTGGAAGTGCCAGTACCTCCCACCCTCCCCGGGAAGCACCGCGAGGCTAAGAAGCTCGTGCCCGACGATGCGGACGAGTTCACCAAGAACGTCATCGAGCCCATCATGCGCGAGAAGGGCGACCAGATTCCGGTTTCCCAGATGCCCTTCGATGGATATGTGCCGTCAGGTACCTCCGCCTTGGAGAAGCGCGGCATTGCGCCTTACGTGCCGCATTGGATCCCGGAAAACTGCATCCAATGCAACCAGTGCTCGTTCGTCTGTCCGCACGCGGCCATTCGCGCCAAGCTCATCGATCGCACCTTGCTGAGTGGCGCACCTGCCACTTTCAAGACATTGCGCGCCACCGGCAAGGATGGCGAGCAATACGACTACAAGGTGCAGGTATTCGTGGAGGACTGCGTCGGGTGCCTGAATTGTGTCAACGAATGCCCGAAAGAGGCGCTGGTGGCCAAGCCCATCGAGGAGGAACGGGCAGCAGGGGAAAACGACAATGTCGCCTTCTTCCTGTCACTGCCCGAAAACGTGTTGAGCACCGTGGTCAAAGAGACTACGGTCAAAGGGAGCCAGTTCCGGCAGCCACTGTTGGAGTTCTCGGGTGCGTGTGCCGGCTGTGGCGAGACGCCGTACGTACGCCTGCTGACGCAACTCTTTGGCGAGCGCATGATTATCGCCAACGCCACTGGCTGCTCCTCCATCTGGGGCGGCACCTTCCCGACCATCCCTTACACCAAGACCCCCGAGGGCTACGGCCCTGCCTGGGCGAACTCGCTCTTTGAGGACAACGCTGAATATGGCTTTGGCATGCGCTTGGCAGTGGATGCGAACCGTCGGCAATTGCTGAGCCACGTGGACCGCATCCTGGCCATGGGCGTGGATGGCGAGCTGAGGAGCGCGCTCCTCAAGGCCAAGGAGCTGTGGGAGGACACGAGCCAGACCGCCATGGAGAACGCGCGCCTCATTCAGCGGCTGCTCCCCGGGGCGATCGCCAAGGCTGGCGACGAGGCGAAGACGGTGTTGAGCCGCATTCGCGAGCTGGAGAGCTACTTCGTGGACAAGAGCATCTGGGCCATCGGCGGCGACGGTTGGGCCTACGACATCGGTTACGGCGGCCTGGACCACGTCATGGCCGCAGGACGCAACGTGAACTTGCTGGTCCTGGATACGGAGGTCTATTCCAATACCGGCGGTCAGGCCTCTAAGGCCACGCCGCTCGGTTCGGTGGCCCGCTTTGCCGAGTCCGGCAAGCCGACCAAGAAGAAAGACTTGGGACTGATGATGATGAGTTACGGCTATGTGTACGTGGCCTCGGTGGCCATGGGCGCCAACAAGAATCAGTTGCTCAAGGCGCTGGTGGAGGCTGAGGCCTACAAGGGGCCGTCCATCATCATTGCCTACGCTCCCTGCATCAATCACGGGATCGACATGTCCTTCACGCAGCAGGAAGAAAAGAAGGCGGTGGATGCGGGCTACTGGGTGTTATACCGCTACAACCCCATGCTCAAGAAGGAAGGCAAGAACCCCTTCATTCTCGATTCGAAGGAACCGCAGATCCCTGTGGCAGAGTTCTTGGAAGGCGAGAAACGCTACAACTCGCTCAAGATCAACTTCCCGGAGAAGGTGCAGAACTACTGGCCGCAGTTCCAGGAGGTGGTCAAGGAGCGTTACGCCTTCTACAAGAAGCTGGCTGAGTAG